Proteins from a genomic interval of Scomber scombrus chromosome 11, fScoSco1.1, whole genome shotgun sequence:
- the LOC133990515 gene encoding nicotinamide riboside kinase 2-like — protein sequence MKLIIGIGGVTNGGKTTLTNRLLRTLPNCCVVHQDDFFKKPDQIEVGEDGFRQWDVITAMDMEAMINTVKGWQENPVKFARSHGVSLSPEAELSDSEEGIHFLIVEGFLIYNYKPLLDVYDKCFYISIPYEECKRRRSTRTYTVPDPPGLFDGHVWPMYLKHRKEMESNSDRIEYLDGMSSKEDMYNQVYETIQNALLNNL from the exons ATGAAGCTAATTATCGGCATTGGAGG AGTGACCAACGGTGGGAAGACCACTTTGACAAATAGACTGCTAAGGACATTACCCAACTGTTGTGTGGTGCATCAGGATGACTTTTTCAAG AAACCCGATCAAATAGAAGTCGGGGAGGACGGCTTTAGACAGTGGGATG TGATCACTGCCATGGACATGGAGGCTATGATCAACACTGTGAAAGGCTGGCAGGAGAACCCAGTCAAGTTTGCCCGCTCCCACGGCGTCAGCCTGTCACCTGAAGCCGAGTTGTCCGACTCGGAGGAGGGGATCCATTTTCTCATCGTGGAGGGATTCCTCATCTACAACTACAA GCCTCTCCTTGACGTCTATGACAAATGTTTCTACATTTCCATTCCTTATGAGGAGTGCAAAAGGAGAAGAAG TACAAGGACATACACAGTCCCCGACCCCCCCGGCCTCTTCGACGGCCATGTCTGGCCCATGTACttgaaacacagaaaagagaTGGAGAGCAATAGCGACAGAATAG AGTACCTTGACGGGATGTCATCAAAGGAAGATATGTACAACCAAGTATATGAAACTATTCAGAACGCCCTGCTGAACAACTTATAG